The Solea senegalensis isolate Sse05_10M linkage group LG4, IFAPA_SoseM_1, whole genome shotgun sequence genome includes a region encoding these proteins:
- the LOC122767683 gene encoding protein unc-119 homolog B-like, producing MCLQKLELDRSLISTLRHSTSTTPSSVLFSALLSGSGDTEGGQILRPEARAGSAPRSKMSGAKARSDAPVAEDVSGTAAPPRDRKPGGGVLKRLKSRRSQVDSRPVTEEDLRTQSGDITPEDVLGLRVATRGYLCKPEANIYNVDFVRFKIRDLETGTVLFEIAKPPHADDDEENREADSSTGRFVRYQFTPAFLRLRTVGATVEFTVGNRPLNNFRMIERHYFRDHLLKSFDFDFGFCIPNSRNTCEHIYEFPQLSDSLVRQMVQCPYETRSDSFYFVDNRLVMHNKADYAYNGGQ from the exons ATGTGTTTACAAAAACTCGAGCTTGACCGTTCACTTATCTCGACTCTCCGACACTCGACATCTACGACGCCATCTTCGGTTCTATTCTCGGCGCTTTTGTCGGGGAGCGGGGACACGGAGGGCGGGCAGATCCTCCGACCTGAAGCGAGAGCGGGATCCGCGCCACGGTCGAAGATGAGCGGAGCCAAAGCCCGCAGCGACGCGCCTGTTGCCGAGGATGTCTCCGGCACTGCGGCTCCTCCGCGGGACCGCAAGCCCGGCGGAGGTGTTCTGAAGAGGCTTAAGTCCCGGAGGAGCCAGGTGGACAGCAGGCCCGTGACGGAGGAGGACCTGCGGACACAGAGTGGAGACATCACACCGGAGGACGTGTTAGGACTGCGGGTGGCCACGCGAG GTTACCTCTGTAAGCCAGAGGCCAACATTTACAACGTCGACTTTGTGCGCTTTAAGATCAGAGACCTGGAGACTGGAACTGTCCTCTTTGAGATCGCCAAACCCCCACACGCAG atgatgatgaggagaacAGAGAGGCTGACTCCAGCACAGGCCGCTTCGTACGCTACCAGTTCACCCCAGCCTTCCTGCGCCTGAGGACCGTGGGAGCAAC GGTGGAATTCACAGTGGGGAACAGGCCTCTGAACAATTTCCGCATGATCGAGAGACACTACTTTCGCGATCACCTGCTAAAGagctttgactttgactttggcTTCTGCATTCCAAACAGCCGTAACACCTGTGAGCACATCTACGAGTTCCCTCAGCTGTCTGACAGCCTCG TCCGTCAGATGGTGCAGTGTCCTTACGAGACCCGGTCAGACAGCTTCTACTTCGTCGACAACAGACTGGTCATGCACAACAAGGCAGACTATGCTTATAACGGAGGACAGTGA
- the tnks1bp1 gene encoding 182 kDa tankyrase-1-binding protein, giving the protein MEPATETGHASNPKPPLAPKPRLTPKPFSLQKNTTFHSIHAPKTIGTSSKPTTNQTGKSVATGVPKPTPTARVQQTTTADSKPSSVRKPVKDKLKTTQESKASPHEVVVGSSGGAPGKSDPPLKTTPPEETPKSVSIQKDDVTQTNHKAATDDLISNCEQKDGKKKEDETQSSVTQKPEEPGSDNGSSTTGPTYQWGGTRKSLSTELTSMFESGGPALPVQPITTVSTNNTNGDSTKSVSPNPEQSQTTTEPSNRESDVTGYEDDYIGGGSIKRRISLLFDSSSRPEVMAKKEEPEIVTSEGGVKERIKHWAMETSSEGPKTERKPQVAPRSRSKSFEPVLAPAAEKTSKTPQVKLPATETSSTHTVDPHPKSSPEPPPESPMKTSKDSSPEIMSLSKKDEPTKPTKDEARLRSRSLPATQAATNEGDSSKSGQRSLRRDNVKRRSVRFGIVERDDGGPPLILGSASESSSEEEEEAPDDKSEEDTPVSFPVYRRAGDRQNKDDETQKLEEERLKHLEFEQRRRAEEQEQARLKLEEEEEVRKREEEEREKEHLRLREEEKHREEERERERLAEEEMERLRKEEWERERLKLEESEMRRQREEEMERERQLELMLQRQREEEQKRTRQREEKLKQEQIEREKERLEEERRREERLMVERERQRLREEEERSMNEHKEHIERRLREEEINSEKLREDQGGRDWVKQTESLRAEEEERDREREFERVRQKEERLKEEMEKERLREEAEEQQRRKKVEEMMRERLRQEEEQEKKRRAYEREMQQEEEEERERLRQIEKQKEEERVRHTERERLLEVERKMQAELEIQRVKELEEKLRRDQEKEKEILGLSDRGQKSKSDESSLISFDSEDMPQTSETPHSPFPKLSKPTENPNEVVYDDFSVKKSLIEVDFDDFSVKPKKWGSQAKAETPPVIDSWATSPWDGGKVDMLVPLDVSPQENRAPRYVAEPDDPEPTRAVESPEERQEDEDEEEEKEDVEEEEEKPEEKTEERQLISLEYEEAENKEDIEMEEEMDEEEEDDDNDKQETRVDYHHSNGEDRDVDALVDSEPEEQTPEPDSPPLIYDQVPEVSPRDVYTTNFHREPELAPFPESSTPLLDTSAQKSKATLSKRRSRSRPSRSLRAGFAQREILDWRSRDSTDENESSSKQRESDSEEEQPKSKIIYPPSSSSQRVPIFPGLSPTALIAQLKKRTAGGGEETEDKGSRLEETAPSPSLLSRSPRSAAHLAGAARVLPPLGGTDGGASSSPAWLKELKSKKRLGQHDSEL; this is encoded by the exons ATGGAGCCCGCCACTGAGACTGGACACGCCTCAAACCCCAAGCCGCCTCTGGCCCCTAAACCCCGGCTCACTCCCAAGCCCTTCTCCCTGCAGAAGAACACCACCTTTCACTCCATCCACGCTCCAAAGACGATAGGCACATCTTCAAAGCCAACAACAAACCAGACTGGAAAATCTGTAGCCACTGGTGTGCCCAAACCAACTCCAACAGCTCGTGTTCAACAAACCACCACTGCTGATTCCAAACCCAGCTCTGTGAGAAAGCCTGTCAAAGATAAACTAAAGACTACCCAGGAAAGTAAAGCAAGTCCACATGAAGTAGTTGTAGGCTCTAGTGGTGGAGCTCCAGGAAAATCTGACCCTCCCTTAAAAACCACTCCACCTGAAGAGACACCCAAATCCGTGTCAATCCAGAAAGACGATGTCACCCAAACAAACCACAAAGCAGCCACGGATGATTTGATTTCCAACTGTGAACAGaaagatggaaaaaagaaagaagatgaaaCTCAGAGTTCTGTCACCCAAAAGCCAGAAGAACCAGGAAGTGATAATGGCTCTTCTACAACTGGTCCAACATATCAGTGGGGTGGCACCAGGAAGAGTCTGTCCACAGAGCTCACCTCGATGTTTGAGTCAGGTGGTCCGGCCCTGCCGGTGCAGCCCATTACCACCGTATCTACAAACAATACCAACGGTGATTCAACCAAGTCTGTGTCCCCTAATCCAGAGCAGAGCCAGACAACAACAGAGCCGTCAAACAGAGAGAGTGATGTCACTGGTTATGAAGATGATTATATCGGAGGAGGGAGCATAAAACGCAGAATCAGTCTTCTGTTCGACTCCTCATCGAGGCCAGAGGTCATGGCAAAAAAAGAGGAGCCAGAGATTGTAACTAGTGAAGGAGGTGTGAAGGAGCGAATAAAACACTGGGCAATGGAAACTAGTTCTGAGGGTCCAAAGACTGAGAGGAAGCCTCAGGTTGCACCGCGATCTCGCTCCAAGAG CTTTGAGCCTGTGCTTGctccagcagcagagaaaacatcCAAAACGCCACAAGTGAAACTCCCTGCTACCGAAACATCATCCACGCACACTGTGGATCCTCATCCAAAGTCCTCACCTGAGCCCCCCCCAGAATCCCCAATGAAAACATCCAAAGACTCTTCTCCCGAAATTATGTCTCTGTCCAAGAAGGATGAGCCGACCAAACCAACCAAGGATGAGGCTCGACTACGCAGTCGCAGCCTTCCTGCAACTCAGGCCGCTACAAATGAGGGAGACTCAAGTAAAAGTGGCCAGCGCAGTCTAAGGAGAGACAATGTCAAGCGCCGCTCGGTTCGTTTTGGTATCGTGGAGAGAGATGATGGTGGGCCTCCACTGATCCTGGGCTCAGCATCTGAATCTagttcagaagaagaagaagaagctcctGATGATAAATCCGAGGAGGACACCCCTGTTTCTTTTCCCGTCTATAGGCGAGCGGGAGATCGTCAGAACAAGGATGACGAGACCCAAAAGCTAGAAGAGGAACGACTGAAACATCTGGAATTTGAGCAAAGACGGAGAGCAGAGGAGCAAGAACAGGCAAGACTCaagttggaggaggaggaagaggtgcgAAAacgagaggaggaagaaagagagaaggaacaTCTTAGGCTTagggaagaggaaaaacatagagaggaggaaagggaaagagagaggttGGCAGAGGAGGAAATGGAGAGACTCCGGAAAGAGGAATGGGAGAGGGAAAGGTTGAAACTGGAGGAAAGTGAAAtgagaagacaaagagaggaagagatggagagggaAAGACAGTTGGAGCTGATGttgcaaagacagagagaagaggaacaaAAGAGGACaaggcagagagaggaaaaactcAAACAAGAGCAgattgagagagaaaaagagagactggaggaggagaggaggagagaggagagactgatggtggaaagagaaagacagaggctaagagaggaagaagagagatcTATGAATGAACACAAGGAACACATAGAAAGGAGACTACGAGAGGAAGaaattaattcagaaaaacttAGAGAGGATCAGGGTGGAAGAGATTGGGTGAAACAGACGGAGAGTTTGagagcagaagaggaagagagggataGAGAAAGGGAGTTTGAGAGAGTCAGGCAGAAAGAGGAAAGACTCaaagaggagatggagaaagaaagattaagagaggaggctgaggaacagcagaggaggaagaaggttGAAGAGATGATGCGAGAAAGACTGAGACAGGAAGaggagcaagaaaaaaaaagaagggcgTATGAGAGGGAAATGcagcaggaagaagaggaagagagggagagattgaggcaaatagaaaaacagaaagaggaggaaagggtGAGACATACGGAGAGAGAAAGGTTGTTggaagtggagagaaaaatgcAAGCGGAGCTGGAAATACAGCGAGTAAAAGAACTGGAAGAAAAGCTAAGGAGGgatcaagaaaaagaaaaggaaattcTCGGGTTAAGCGACAGGGGACAAAAGAGTAAATCAGATGAGAGTAGTTTAATCAGCTTTGACTCTGAAGACATGCCTCAGACGTCCGAAACTCCACATTCACCCTTTCCAAAGCTCAGCAAACCCACAGAGAATCCAAACGAAGTCGTTTATGATGACTTCTCAGTCAAAAAGTCTCTGATTGAGGTGGATTTTGATGACTTTTCAGTCAAACCAAAGAAATGGGGCTCACAGGCTAAAGCTGAGACGCCTCCAGTCATTGACAGCTGGGCGACCAGTCCTTGGGACGGAGGGAAGGTGGATATGCTGGTACCTCTGGATGTATCCCCTCAAGAAAACAGGGCACCACGGTATGTGGCAGAACCAGATGATCCAGAGCCTACACGAGCTGTGGAGAGCCCCGAGGAAAGGCAAGAggatgaagacgaggaggaggagaaggaggatgtagaggaggaggaggagaagccagAGGAGAAGACTGAGGAGCGTCAGCTTATCTCTTTGGAGTACGAGGAGGCAGAGAACAAGGAAGACAtagagatggaggaagagatggatgaagaagaagaagatgatgacaaCGACAAGCAGGAG acACGGGTTGACTATCATCATTCAAACGGAGAAGACAGAGACGTGGACGCGTTGGTGGACAGTGAGCCAGAAGAGCAGACACCTGAACCTGACAG CCCACCTCTCATCTATGACCAAGTTCCCGAAGTCTCCCCTCGAGATGTGTATACAACTAATTTCCACAGAGAGCCAGAGCTCGCTCCATTCCCTGAG aGCTCCACTCCACTCCTCGACACCAGCGCGCAGAAATCCAAGGCGACCTTGAGTAAGAGGCGGAGTCGATCGCGTCCGTCTCGCTCACTCCGTGCAGGGTTTGCTCAGAGGGAAATCTTGGACTGGAGGTCACGTGACTCCACAG atgaaaatgaatcatCTTCCAAGCAAAGAGAGTCCGATTCTGAGGAGGAGCAGCCCAAATCTAAGATCATCTatcctccttcttcctcctctcaaaGAGTCCCCATATTCCCTGGTCTGAGTCCAACAGCCCTGATT GCTCAGCTAAAAAAGAGAACAgccggaggaggagaggaaacagaagaCAAAGGAAGTCGCCTGGAGGAGACAGCACCATCGCCCTCACTACTCTCCCGCTCGCCTCGCTCTGCCGCTCACCTTGCGGGGGCTGCACGGGTGCTGCCGCCCCTCGGTGGCACAGACGGAGG TGCCAGCTCTTCTCCTGCATGGCTGAAAGAACTGAAGTCTAAAAAGCGCCTGGGTCAGCACGACAGTGAGCTTTAA